A stretch of the bacterium SCSIO 12827 genome encodes the following:
- a CDS encoding flagellar biosynthesis protein FlgI, with translation MKVSNIGPAKGVDKSKRKSGASSSDAFADDLRAATADTAEQAAGTISGSAVAGVDAVLAMQAADDATQGRSKGLLMARGDRLLDRLEDLQMALLTGNLPKEKVIELAQALREKRPATDDAGLNALIDEIELRAEVELAKLTR, from the coding sequence ATGAAGGTTTCCAATATCGGTCCCGCCAAGGGTGTCGACAAATCGAAGCGCAAATCGGGCGCGTCGTCGTCGGATGCCTTCGCCGATGATTTGCGCGCGGCGACCGCCGACACGGCGGAGCAGGCGGCAGGCACCATATCGGGCTCGGCCGTCGCCGGCGTTGACGCCGTATTGGCCATGCAGGCGGCCGATGACGCGACTCAGGGCCGCTCCAAAGGCCTGTTGATGGCGCGCGGCGACCGGCTTCTTGATCGTCTCGAAGACCTTCAGATGGCGCTTTTGACGGGCAATCTGCCCAAGGAAAAGGTCATCGAACTGGCGCAGGCCTTGCGCGAAAAACGCCCGGCAACCGACGATGCGGGGCTGAATGCCCTGATTGATGAGATCGAGCTCCGCGCCGAAGTTGAACTGGCCAAGCTGACCCGATAA
- the dksA gene encoding RNA polymerase-binding protein DksA: MTITVPPDYNPKKDKDFMNPVMLEYFRRKLLKWRAELLEESNETLQSLQEGGIIEPDIADRASIETERALELRTRDRARKLISKIDEALKRIEDGSYGYCEETEEPISVQRLEARPIATLSIEAQERHERMERTHRDD, encoded by the coding sequence ATGACGATTACTGTTCCGCCAGATTATAATCCCAAGAAAGACAAGGATTTCATGAATCCTGTCATGCTGGAGTACTTCCGCCGGAAGCTCCTGAAATGGCGGGCCGAATTGCTCGAGGAATCCAACGAAACCCTCCAGTCTCTGCAGGAAGGCGGCATCATCGAGCCCGATATCGCCGACCGTGCGTCCATTGAAACGGAACGTGCGCTGGAACTGCGCACCCGGGACCGCGCGCGCAAGCTGATCTCCAAGATCGACGAGGCGCTGAAGCGCATCGAAGACGGCAGCTACGGCTATTGCGAGGAAACGGAAGAGCCGATCAGCGTCCAGCGCCTGGAAGCCCGGCCGATCGCGACCCTGAGTATCGAAGCCCAGGAACGCCACGAGCGCATGGAGCGCACGCACCGGGACGACTAA